A region of candidate division WOR-3 bacterium DNA encodes the following proteins:
- a CDS encoding acyl-CoA carboxylase subunit beta, protein MKIKDKLKHLEELEKQALLGGGEARIKAQHDKGKLTARERIDLLLDKGTFRETDRFVTHRCTDFDMDKQKILGDGVVTGYGKINGRNVCIFSEDFTVFGGSLSKAYAEKICKLQDLSMKMGCPIIGLKDSGGARIQEGVDSLAGYTDVFLRNVLASGVVPQISAIMGPCAGGAVYSPAMTDFVIMVKGSYMFLTGPDVVKAATHEDVTFEQLGGAMVHNEKSGVAHFAVDTEIECIELIKKLLSHIPQNNLEDPPTIECTDDINRMDKELDEIIPDSPIKPYDMYEVIKRVVDNGDFLEVHEHYAKNLIVGFARLNGKSIGVVANQPAVLAGVLDCDSAMKGARFVRFCDCFNIPILTFVDVPGFLPGTAQEWGGVIKNGAKLLYAFCEATVPRVTVITRKAYGGAYCVMSSKHTRADINFAWPSAEIAVMGPDGAVKILYRKEIKEAKDPKALEKKLIDEYTNKFANPFVTASKGYIDTIIRPSETRPRVIEAFEMIENKRDTNPPRKHGNIPL, encoded by the coding sequence ATGAAAATCAAAGACAAGTTGAAGCATCTTGAAGAACTTGAAAAGCAGGCACTCCTTGGTGGGGGAGAGGCAAGGATTAAGGCACAGCATGATAAAGGTAAATTGACCGCACGGGAAAGGATTGATCTTTTACTTGATAAAGGAACATTCAGAGAAACGGACAGGTTTGTTACGCATCGCTGTACAGACTTTGATATGGATAAACAGAAGATTCTGGGCGATGGTGTGGTAACCGGTTATGGTAAGATAAATGGCAGGAATGTTTGTATATTTTCTGAAGATTTTACGGTCTTTGGCGGTTCTCTTTCTAAGGCGTATGCAGAAAAGATATGTAAGCTACAGGATTTATCAATGAAAATGGGTTGCCCGATAATTGGACTAAAAGATTCAGGTGGCGCGCGAATTCAGGAGGGTGTTGATAGCCTTGCAGGCTATACAGATGTCTTTTTGAGAAATGTCCTTGCTTCGGGTGTTGTGCCACAGATTTCCGCAATAATGGGTCCCTGTGCCGGTGGTGCAGTATATTCTCCAGCAATGACCGATTTTGTGATAATGGTAAAGGGTTCCTATATGTTTTTAACCGGTCCAGATGTAGTAAAGGCAGCAACCCATGAAGATGTTACCTTTGAACAACTCGGTGGAGCAATGGTTCATAATGAAAAATCTGGTGTAGCACATTTTGCCGTGGATACCGAGATTGAATGTATTGAATTGATAAAAAAATTGCTTTCCCATATTCCCCAGAACAATCTTGAAGACCCGCCAACGATAGAATGTACCGATGATATAAATAGAATGGACAAGGAACTTGATGAGATAATTCCCGATAGTCCAATCAAACCCTATGATATGTATGAAGTAATAAAAAGGGTTGTAGACAATGGTGATTTCCTTGAGGTGCACGAGCATTATGCAAAAAATCTAATTGTAGGATTTGCGCGGTTAAATGGAAAATCAATCGGTGTTGTCGCAAATCAACCAGCGGTTCTTGCTGGAGTATTGGATTGTGATTCCGCAATGAAAGGTGCAAGGTTTGTGCGTTTCTGTGATTGTTTCAATATTCCAATTCTCACATTTGTTGATGTGCCAGGATTTTTGCCCGGCACTGCCCAGGAATGGGGTGGCGTGATAAAGAATGGTGCAAAGTTGCTTTATGCATTCTGTGAGGCAACCGTGCCCAGGGTTACGGTTATTACGAGGAAGGCTTACGGCGGTGCATATTGTGTTATGAGTTCAAAACATACCCGTGCGGATATAAATTTTGCCTGGCCCAGTGCCGAGATTGCAGTAATGGGACCGGATGGTGCGGTGAAAATTTTATACAGAAAAGAAATAAAAGAGGCAAAAGACCCCAAGGCATTAGAGAAAAAACTTATAGATGAATATACAAATAAGTTTGCAAATCCATTTGTGACTGCTTCAAAGGGTTATATTGATACGATAATCAGACCTTCTGAAACCAGGCCGCGTGTGATTGAGGCATTTGAAATGATTGAGAACAAGCGTGATACAAATCCACCAAGAAAACATGGGAATATACCATTGTAA
- a CDS encoding transposase, which yields MRKRKSIRLKDYDYKANGYYFVTICTAMRQPLFVRYKEQAERILLSLPGRFSGVKIDYYKFGKDHLHTIFVLEDSEVALSEIVRTYKALVTKTTGHKNFWEWNYYEHVIRSEKALYNIRKYIDEHPLKEKINWEEIYE from the coding sequence ATGAGGAAAAGAAAATCAATAAGATTGAAAGATTATGATTACAAAGCCAACGGCTATTATTTTGTAACTATCTGTACTGCAATGCGGCAACCTCTTTTTGTACGGTATAAAGAGCAAGCGGAACGAATATTATTATCTTTACCAGGACGATTTTCTGGTGTCAAAATTGATTATTACAAGTTTGGCAAAGACCATTTACATACAATTTTTGTTTTAGAAGATTCTGAAGTTGCACTGAGCGAAATTGTTAGAACCTACAAAGCATTGGTGACAAAGACAACAGGCCATAAAAATTTCTGGGAATGGAATTACTATGAACATGTGATTCGCAGTGAAAAAGCATTATATAATATAAGAAAATATATTGATGAGCATCCGTTGAAAGAAAAGATAAATTGGGAGGAGATCTATGAATAA
- a CDS encoding MBL fold metallo-hydrolase, with protein MKFGKFELISVSDGSFFLDGGTMFGVVPKVLWSKIVQPDELNRVEIPINCLLIKTPDANIIVDTGMGNKLDEKFRELYSVRQPPDLESELNRINLKFEDIHFVVNTHLHFDHCGWNTRIVADKIVPSFPNAKYIIQKQEWYDATHPNERTRASYMKENYIPIENSGQLVLIEGSYEIVPGVKVINTIGHTKGHQSVFIESEGNKAIYWGDFISTSAHIKIPYHTSFDLYPMELVDLKKKYLRQAIDEHWLMVFEHDPNVVFAYLEEEEGKPSLKKISL; from the coding sequence TTGAAGTTTGGCAAGTTTGAATTAATTTCAGTTTCCGACGGTTCGTTCTTTCTTGATGGTGGCACTATGTTCGGTGTAGTGCCAAAGGTTTTGTGGTCAAAAATAGTCCAGCCTGATGAGTTGAATCGTGTTGAGATACCGATTAACTGTCTGTTAATAAAAACGCCTGATGCAAATATAATTGTTGATACTGGAATGGGAAATAAACTTGATGAGAAATTCCGTGAGCTATACAGTGTGAGACAGCCACCTGATCTTGAGAGCGAATTGAACCGGATAAATTTAAAATTTGAAGATATACATTTTGTAGTAAATACACATTTACACTTTGACCATTGTGGTTGGAACACGAGAATAGTGGCTGATAAAATAGTGCCAAGTTTTCCAAATGCAAAATACATAATCCAGAAACAAGAATGGTATGATGCAACACATCCCAATGAACGGACGAGAGCAAGTTATATGAAGGAAAATTATATTCCTATTGAAAATTCCGGACAACTTGTTCTTATAGAAGGTAGCTATGAAATAGTGCCTGGTGTAAAAGTGATTAATACGATCGGGCATACAAAAGGGCATCAATCAGTTTTCATTGAATCCGAAGGCAATAAGGCAATTTATTGGGGAGACTTCATTTCTACTTCTGCCCATATCAAAATTCCTTATCATACGAGTTTTGACCTTTACCCAATGGAACTCGTTGACCTAAAGAAAAAATATCTACGTCAGGCGATCGATGAGCACTGGCTTATGGTCTTTGAACACGACCCGAATGTGGTATTTGCATATTTGGAGGAAGAAGAAGGGAAACCATCCTTGAAGAAGATATCCCTCTAA
- a CDS encoding DUF6800 family protein, whose translation MKKGQIRQSELHRREKRREKTERLRIRYLNAKTDEERKAILDKLMKVNPYITIEQFLKPIEKKLNKIEKQE comes from the coding sequence ATGAAAAAAGGACAAATCCGTCAGTCTGAACTACATAGAAGAGAGAAAAGGCGTGAAAAGACCGAGCGCCTGCGCATTAGATATTTAAATGCAAAAACTGATGAAGAACGAAAAGCAATACTTGATAAACTAATGAAAGTAAATCCTTATATCACGATTGAACAATTTTTAAAACCAATAGAAAAAAAATTAAATAAGATAGAAAAACAGGAGTGA
- a CDS encoding cobalamin B12-binding domain-containing protein, protein MKKIRVLVGKPGLDGHDRGAKVVAAALRDAGMEVIYTGLHQTCEGIVEAAIQEDVDLIGLSILSGAHMTIFPRVLKLLKEKKANIPVIGGGIIPLDDMKKLEKMGVKKLFGPGTPTTEIVEWIERNIEKKERRKSVRPKKK, encoded by the coding sequence ATGAAAAAGATTCGAGTCCTTGTTGGCAAGCCTGGTCTTGATGGACATGACCGCGGTGCAAAGGTTGTGGCGGCAGCACTGCGGGATGCTGGGATGGAAGTTATTTACACGGGCCTTCATCAAACCTGTGAGGGAATTGTTGAAGCAGCAATACAGGAAGATGTTGATCTTATTGGTTTGTCTATTCTGTCCGGAGCTCATATGACTATTTTCCCGAGAGTTCTTAAACTTCTAAAAGAAAAGAAGGCGAATATCCCAGTAATTGGTGGCGGTATAATACCCCTCGACGATATGAAAAAACTTGAAAAAATGGGTGTCAAAAAACTTTTTGGTCCAGGCACGCCAACTACTGAAATAGTTGAGTGGATAGAGAGGAACATCGAAAAAAAGGAAAGACGAAAATCTGTTCGGCCCAAAAAAAAGTAA